From a region of the Theobroma cacao cultivar B97-61/B2 chromosome 8, Criollo_cocoa_genome_V2, whole genome shotgun sequence genome:
- the LOC18591853 gene encoding pentatricopeptide repeat-containing protein At5g04780 has product MASLPSFAGSGSLKLEPDSRKHSPASLSTDKSPSISYPRTHKFTQLDGKSESVRSMDFQEALSRIKDGSRIETSYYVPLLQECIDRNSLAGAQNLHSHIIKTGTHEDLFVLTFLVNVYAKCGAMENARKVFTSLPRKNVVAWTTLMTGYVHNDQPDAAIYVFQQMLEFGSYPTNYTLGSALTACSALNFLDLGKQIHAYSIKYQIDHDTSVGNSLCCLYSKCASLNSAIKAFQKIGRRNVISWTIIVSACGDNARAAKGLRFFTEMLAENVEPNEFTLTSALSMCCTMQSLRVGAQVHCLSIKLGYGSNLRIKNSIMYLYLKCGWFREAQQLFNGMEDMSLVTMNSMIAGYGEMMDLAKDDLSAYHNGTEALNIFSKLNNSGFKPDLFTFSSVLTICSKMVALEQGEQIHAQTLKTGYLSDVIVGTALVNMYNKCGSIERASRAFLEMSARTLISWTSMINAFTQNGQTQQALQLFEDMRLVGVRPNQVTFVGVLSACGHAGMVDEAFGYLEMMQKDYKIRPVMDHYACLIDMFVRLGRLAEAFDLIRKMDFQPNEFIWSLLLAGCKRHGKTELGFYAAEKLLELKPKDAETYLLLLNMYKSAERWEDVSKVRALMEEKRLEKLMDWSWISTKDKVYAFKSDERQTYGTEMHELLDELLDKAKSLLGYESLESIDLVDEEDEEKTFSSTVQHSEKLAAAFGLLNIADAAPIRIIKNISMCRGCHNFMKAISSLNARKIIVRDRKRLHKFVNGQCSCGDNGSLL; this is encoded by the exons ATGGCTTCTTTGCCTTCTTTTGCCGGCAGTGGCAGTCTCAAGCTCGAACCAGACTCCAGAAAGCACTCCCCGGCTTCTCTTTCCACGGATAAG AGTCCAAGCATTTCTTATCCAAGAACTCACAAGTTCACCCAATTAGATGGCAAGTCAGAATCAGTTAGGTCTATGGACTTCCAAGAAGCACTCTCCAGGATAAAAGATGGTTCAAGGATTGAAACATCTTATTATGTCCCCCTCTTGCAAGAATGCATTGACAGGAATTCACTTGCGGGAGCACAAAATTTACATTCTCATATCATAAAGACCGGAACTCATGAAGATTTGTTTGTCCTGACATTCCTTGTTAATGTTTATGCCAAATGTGGAGCCATGGAAAATGCTCGAAAAGTCTTTACCAGTTTACCTAGAAAAAATGTTGTTGCCTGGACGACCTTGATGACGGGCTATGTTCATAATGATCAACCAGATGCTGCCATCTATGTTTTCCAACAGATGCTGGAATTCGGCTCTTATCCGACAAATTATACTTTAGGAAGTGCTTTGACTGCATGTTCTGCACTGAATTTTCTTGACTTGGGGAAGCAAATCCATGCCTACAGTATTAAATACCAGATTGACCATGATACAAGCGTTGGGAACTCCCTTTGTTGCTTATACTCGAAATGTGCCAGCTTGAATTCTGCTATTAAAGCCTTTCAAAAGATTGGGAGAAGGAATGTAATTTCATGGACTATTATTGTTTCTGCTTGTGGAGATAATGCTAGAGCTGCAAAGGGACTGAGATTCTTCACTGAGATGCTTGCTGAAAATGTTGAGCCTAATGAGTTCACTTTGACCAGCGCCCTGAGCATGTGCTGTACAATGCAATCTTTGAGAGTAGGGGCACAAGTTCATTGTTTAAGCATTAAGCTTGGCTATGGATCAAACCTCCGCATAAAGAATTCTATCATGTATTTGTATCTCAAATGTGGGTGGTTTAGAGAAGCACAGCAATTGTTCAATGGCATGGAAGACATGAGCTTGGTTACAATGAATTCAATGATTGCAGGCTACGGTGAAATGATGGATCTTGCAAAGGATGATCTATCAGCCTACCATAATGGAACCGAGGCTCTCaacattttctcaaaattgaaTAACTCCGGCTTCAAACCTGATCTATTTACCTTCTCAAGTGTTTTAACTATATGTAGTAAGATGGTGGCCTTAGAACAAGGGGAACAAATCCATGCTCAGACCCTTAAAACTGGGTATTTGTCAGATGTGATTGTGGGAACGGCACTAGTTAATATGTACAATAAATGTGGAAGCATTGAAAGAGCAAGCAGAGCTTTTCTGGAGATGTCTGCCAGAACATTGATATCATGGACTTCTATGATTAATGCTTTTACACAGAATGGACAGACTCAGCAAGCACTGCAGCTCTTTGAGGATATGAGACTGGTAGGAGTCAGACCAAATCAGGTaacttttgtaggtgttttaTCGGCTTGTGGCCATGCTGGAATGGTAGATGAAGCATTCGGATATCTTGAGATGATGCAGAAAGACTATAAAATCAGACCTGTTATGGACCATTACGCATGCCTAATTGACATGTTTGTGAGGTTGGGAAGGTTAGCTGAAGCTTTTGATTTAATCAGGAAGATGGATTTTCAGccaaatgagtttatatgGTCACTCTTGCTTGCAGGATGCAAAAGACATGGCAAAACTGAATTGGGATTCTATGCTGCTGAAAAGTTACTTGAGCTCAAGCCAAAAGATGCTGAGACTTACCTCTTGCTGTTGAATATGTACAAGTCTGCAGAGAGATGGGAGGATGTTTCCAAAGTAAGAGCATTGATGGAGGAGAAGAGACTTGAAAAGTTAATGGATTGGAGCTGGATCAGCACTAAGGACAAGGTTTATGCATTCAAATCCGATGAGAGGCAAACTTATGGGACTGAGATGCATGAATTGTTGGATGAACTGCTTGATAAAGCAAAAAGTCTTCTTGGATATGAATCACTTGAAAGTATTGACTTAGTTGATGAAGAGGATGAGGAAAAAACATTCTCTTCCACTGTTCAACATAGTGAAAAGCTGGCTGCTGCATTTGGCCTGTTGAATATAGCAGATGCTGCGCCTATACGAATTATCAAGAACATTAG